From a region of the Nostoc sp. UHCC 0870 genome:
- a CDS encoding ParA family protein, protein MTQIVIAVLANAGGVGKSTLSVHLAYEVSQRKYKVAILDLDPQRSLDVFCGLEAAEAENTTVKVLSKDFKGDWVLASAWNESRIEVCQGHPSLADIANDLVIRKRGEYTLADRLQKYPLSHDLVIIDCPATLGMLNVNALAAATHILVPIQLEMKAISGSAELVEWCINTSEELQLDPKPPILGFVPSMYDEAVAMHRQYYLQLPAIAKQLDIKLYPKIRSSNEFKNASAHGLPLHKYRTKHPACKDFQQIADDVIQLIKNK, encoded by the coding sequence ATGACACAAATAGTTATTGCAGTTCTAGCAAATGCTGGTGGAGTTGGTAAAAGCACTTTATCTGTACATTTAGCTTATGAAGTAAGTCAGCGTAAGTATAAGGTAGCAATACTAGATTTAGATCCACAGCGATCGCTCGATGTATTTTGTGGCTTGGAAGCAGCCGAAGCAGAAAATACAACAGTCAAAGTTTTATCAAAGGATTTTAAAGGTGACTGGGTTTTAGCGTCAGCATGGAATGAATCCAGAATAGAAGTTTGTCAAGGACATCCATCACTGGCAGACATAGCCAATGATTTAGTAATTCGCAAGCGAGGAGAATATACTTTAGCAGACAGGCTACAAAAATATCCTTTATCACATGATTTGGTAATTATAGATTGTCCAGCCACCTTGGGGATGCTTAACGTAAATGCTTTAGCGGCTGCAACTCATATTTTAGTGCCGATACAGCTTGAGATGAAAGCAATTTCAGGTTCTGCGGAGTTGGTTGAATGGTGTATTAACACTTCTGAAGAACTACAGTTAGATCCCAAGCCTCCCATTTTGGGTTTTGTACCGAGTATGTACGATGAAGCTGTAGCAATGCACAGGCAGTATTATTTGCAACTGCCAGCAATTGCAAAACAGTTAGATATTAAACTGTATCCAAAAATTCGTAGTTCTAATGAATTTAAAAATGCCAGCGCGCATGGACTACCTTTGCACAAATACAGAACTAAACATCCGGCTTGTAAAGATTTCCAGCAAATTGCGGATGATGTGATTCAATTGATCAAAAACAAGTGA
- a CDS encoding ParB/RepB/Spo0J family partition protein has product MAKVLPQIGEKFKGAVQKTDQEKKIVELQAEIEQLRIKQSPELETELRTLREQLKNHSGEVEIDLELIDPNPNQPRQTITSESIQAKARLLQKHGQITPVILVVQENGRYILLDGQLRTEGAKLIGWKSIRAVIVPMPQDLTQASLITFLGFEDLNPLDKAEAIVQEIHKSTELNLEEISTALATVLKRIERDGNSKDLTKLVVLNTDEQKLGLESLGVIGEEQHLFLALLELGLNPASVKSNLMPMLSLPDDLKNTIRQMGLKGAHALALSTLSAKALDTSEENARKERINITEKVLAENLTVPETRELIKQTKAKYLTQTESDSKEVKSIIQKISHLSETSLIHASSKQLQELKTLLQQKLLEIENLSQQKNL; this is encoded by the coding sequence ATGGCAAAAGTTCTACCCCAAATAGGCGAAAAGTTCAAAGGAGCAGTTCAAAAAACTGACCAAGAAAAAAAAATTGTTGAACTGCAAGCAGAAATTGAACAACTTAGAATCAAGCAATCCCCTGAACTTGAAACTGAGTTACGAACCTTAAGAGAACAACTAAAAAACCATTCGGGGGAAGTAGAAATTGATCTCGAATTAATTGACCCTAATCCGAACCAACCCAGGCAAACTATCACTTCAGAATCCATTCAAGCTAAAGCTCGACTGCTACAAAAACACGGACAGATTACACCAGTCATTCTTGTAGTGCAGGAAAATGGTCGTTACATATTGCTAGATGGTCAATTACGTACTGAGGGAGCAAAGCTAATAGGATGGAAATCAATCCGGGCTGTTATCGTACCAATGCCCCAGGATTTGACACAAGCATCACTAATTACCTTTTTGGGATTTGAAGATTTAAATCCATTAGATAAAGCCGAAGCTATAGTTCAAGAAATCCATAAATCAACCGAACTGAATTTGGAAGAAATTTCTACAGCACTAGCAACTGTCCTCAAACGTATAGAACGTGATGGGAACAGCAAAGACTTGACAAAATTAGTGGTTTTAAACACAGATGAGCAAAAACTAGGGTTAGAATCACTAGGTGTAATAGGTGAAGAACAACATTTGTTTTTAGCATTGCTAGAGTTGGGATTAAATCCTGCTTCAGTCAAATCTAATCTGATGCCGATGTTATCCTTACCTGATGATTTAAAAAATACTATTCGTCAGATGGGACTGAAAGGAGCGCACGCCTTGGCACTATCAACACTATCTGCAAAAGCTTTAGATACATCTGAAGAAAACGCTCGCAAAGAACGTATTAACATTACAGAAAAAGTTTTAGCAGAGAATCTTACAGTACCAGAAACACGCGAACTTATTAAACAAACTAAAGCTAAATATTTGACGCAAACTGAATCAGACTCAAAAGAAGTAAAGTCTATCATTCAAAAAATTAGCCACCTATCAGAGACATCCTTAATTCATGCAAGTAGTAAACAACTTCAAGAACTAAAAACACTTTTACAACAAAAATTACTTGAAATTGAGAATTTGAGTCAGCAAAAAAATCTTTAG
- a CDS encoding amino acid-binding protein yields MHCQIQRQLTIALENYPGRLAAMSSAIANQNINIEAISLIDNIEQGLIRIVVSEPDKCKKLLISEGFYVIEADIIAVEITDVNGQLARLTQSLTRAKINIEYTYGSSTRPGEKMHLILKVSDLDKAYQVIAAIEES; encoded by the coding sequence ATGCACTGCCAAATTCAACGCCAACTAACCATAGCTTTAGAAAATTATCCCGGTCGTCTAGCTGCGATGAGTAGCGCGATCGCAAATCAGAATATCAATATCGAAGCAATATCACTAATTGATAATATTGAGCAAGGTTTGATTCGGATAGTTGTTAGCGAACCCGATAAATGTAAAAAATTACTTATTTCTGAGGGATTTTACGTAATTGAGGCAGATATCATTGCTGTGGAGATTACCGATGTTAATGGTCAATTAGCACGATTAACCCAATCGCTCACTAGGGCGAAAATTAACATTGAATATACTTATGGTAGTTCGACTCGTCCGGGAGAAAAAATGCACCTCATCCTGAAAGTTTCCGATCTAGATAAAGCATATCAAGTCATAGCTGCAATTGAGGAGAGCTAA
- a CDS encoding vWA domain-containing protein translates to MPRKQEQKDIAKLQFEQGYNILRQHPIFTSLLYHANINRQTSNQCPPKNWAVINNLGTIHVHPTRRGYPEEWVYVLAHCLLHLGFGHFQERTHFREWNAACNYFIAKFMADLKLGTAPEEYLFPLNFANRNEDSLYQEFCERGIPGNDLVDMFIETPKSHYWYAKVDWQAVFGEGLTKAVTNAVSVAAGQDISLAGESKNNTPAQKAKAWFINSYPLLGALATNFEIIEDPLICQRLEISVAAIDVENQQIFINPAGGLTNEEYRFVMAHELLHAGLRHDTRRQGREPYLWNVACDYVINSWLIEMGIGELPHVGALYDPDLKNLSAESIYDRIVKDLRLYRKLATLRGIGQCDILEPQISDWWTYGDGMALDEFYRRCLSQGLVYHQEQNRGFLPAGLIEEIRALSYPPIPWDVELAKWFDNYFSPLIKVRSYARLSRRQSATPNIPRPRYVPDSNHEEGRTFGVVLDTSGSMERELLGKALGAISSYSISHDVSFVRVVFCDAFAYDQGYITPESLADRVQVKGRGGTVLQPGIDLLERAEDFPKNGPLLIITDGYCDRVHIRREHAFLIPVGRHLPFIPKGQVLRIK, encoded by the coding sequence ATGCCACGTAAACAGGAGCAAAAAGATATTGCTAAACTACAATTTGAGCAAGGATATAATATCTTGCGACAGCATCCAATTTTTACATCTTTGCTTTATCATGCTAATATTAATCGTCAAACGAGTAATCAATGTCCGCCAAAAAATTGGGCTGTCATTAATAATTTAGGTACAATTCATGTACATCCCACCCGACGGGGTTATCCTGAAGAATGGGTTTATGTACTAGCTCATTGTCTCTTACATTTGGGCTTTGGTCACTTCCAAGAACGCACCCATTTCCGTGAATGGAATGCCGCTTGTAATTATTTTATTGCTAAGTTTATGGCAGATTTAAAATTAGGAACTGCCCCTGAAGAATACCTTTTTCCCCTCAACTTTGCTAACCGCAATGAAGACAGTTTATATCAAGAATTTTGTGAGCGGGGTATTCCTGGAAATGACTTGGTTGATATGTTTATAGAAACTCCTAAAAGTCATTATTGGTATGCTAAAGTTGATTGGCAAGCTGTCTTTGGAGAAGGTTTAACAAAAGCAGTTACTAATGCTGTATCTGTAGCCGCAGGACAGGATATTTCTTTAGCAGGAGAAAGTAAAAATAATACTCCTGCACAAAAAGCTAAGGCTTGGTTTATTAATAGTTATCCTTTATTGGGAGCTTTAGCCACTAATTTTGAAATTATTGAAGATCCATTAATTTGTCAACGGTTAGAAATTTCTGTAGCAGCTATTGATGTAGAAAATCAGCAAATTTTTATTAATCCTGCCGGCGGATTAACTAATGAAGAATACCGATTTGTGATGGCTCATGAATTGTTACACGCCGGACTGAGACATGATACCCGTCGTCAAGGAAGAGAGCCTTATTTGTGGAATGTTGCTTGTGATTATGTGATTAATTCTTGGTTAATAGAAATGGGGATAGGTGAATTACCTCATGTTGGAGCATTGTATGATCCTGATTTGAAAAATTTATCTGCTGAGTCAATTTATGACAGAATTGTTAAAGATTTACGCCTTTATCGTAAACTAGCTACTCTCCGGGGAATTGGACAATGTGACATTTTAGAACCACAAATATCAGATTGGTGGACTTATGGTGATGGTATGGCATTGGATGAATTTTATCGCCGTTGTCTGAGTCAGGGACTTGTCTATCACCAGGAACAAAATCGGGGTTTTCTACCAGCAGGTTTAATTGAAGAAATTCGGGCTTTGAGTTATCCGCCAATTCCTTGGGATGTAGAATTAGCTAAGTGGTTTGATAATTACTTTTCTCCTTTAATTAAAGTCAGGTCTTATGCTCGTCTCAGTCGCCGTCAATCTGCGACTCCCAATATTCCCCGTCCTCGTTATGTACCCGATAGCAATCATGAAGAAGGTCGCACATTTGGGGTGGTTTTAGATACTTCTGGTTCAATGGAGCGGGAATTATTGGGAAAGGCATTGGGAGCGATCTCTAGTTATAGTATTTCTCATGATGTTTCTTTTGTGCGGGTCGTTTTCTGTGATGCTTTTGCTTATGACCAAGGTTACATCACACCAGAATCGCTGGCAGATAGAGTTCAAGTCAAGGGTAGAGGCGGTACTGTTTTACAGCCAGGAATTGATTTATTGGAAAGAGCCGAGGATTTCCCGAAAAATGGGCCATTACTAATTATTACTGATGGATATTGCGATCGCGTACACATTCGGCGAGAACACGCTTTTTTAATTCCTGTAGGTCGGCATTTACCCTTTATTCCTAAAGGTCAGGTTTTGAGAATCAAGTAA
- a CDS encoding AAA family ATPase, which produces MNPAITVTQKQLSEFLLNVAVVRPVFIWGAPGIGKSSLVEEFAAEVGIPCVSLLGSQLAPEDLIGVPQIIDGTSRFCPPRIITREEPYCLFLDELNACSHEVQKAFYSLIHERRIGEYHLPKDSIVIGAGNRAQDSAIVKPMSSPLLNRMVHVHLKVSHRDWLDWAKNHNIHPWVIEYIQTRPDHLWSQPPKHEEPFSTPRSWHMLSDTLHEYGERLTDHWLEVLAMGCLSPHHGTQFKGFIKQIKSKYQLTAILKGEISWPHQPEDRDVLYFLAQSFRAQIIKELPQERQAITGSHKDLAHRAKGLLKDLAAISFEIAQMVVSETEKGDTLPSWLMVEIVRDLPRLVKKENAT; this is translated from the coding sequence ATGAATCCAGCAATTACAGTCACCCAAAAACAACTCTCAGAATTTCTTCTCAATGTGGCGGTAGTGCGACCCGTGTTTATTTGGGGAGCGCCAGGAATTGGGAAATCATCTTTGGTAGAAGAATTTGCGGCTGAGGTGGGAATACCTTGCGTTTCACTACTTGGTAGTCAACTAGCACCAGAAGACTTAATTGGTGTACCGCAGATTATAGATGGAACAAGTCGCTTCTGCCCACCCAGAATAATTACACGAGAAGAACCATATTGTCTGTTTTTGGATGAACTTAACGCTTGTTCTCACGAAGTACAGAAGGCATTTTACAGCCTGATTCATGAGCGACGAATTGGTGAATATCATCTCCCTAAAGATTCAATTGTCATTGGTGCGGGTAATCGCGCTCAAGATAGTGCAATTGTGAAACCTATGTCTTCACCTTTGCTAAATCGTATGGTTCATGTTCATTTAAAAGTTTCCCATCGAGACTGGTTAGATTGGGCAAAAAATCATAATATTCATCCTTGGGTAATTGAATATATTCAAACTCGCCCAGATCATCTATGGAGTCAACCTCCTAAACATGAAGAACCTTTTTCCACTCCTCGTTCTTGGCATATGTTAAGTGATACTCTACATGAATACGGAGAACGCCTCACAGATCATTGGCTAGAAGTTCTCGCTATGGGATGTCTTTCTCCTCATCATGGAACCCAGTTCAAAGGTTTTATCAAACAAATTAAAAGTAAATATCAACTCACAGCTATTCTTAAAGGCGAAATTAGCTGGCCACACCAGCCAGAAGATAGAGATGTCCTTTATTTTTTAGCTCAATCATTCCGCGCTCAAATCATCAAAGAATTACCTCAAGAACGTCAAGCAATCACAGGTAGCCACAAAGACTTAGCTCATCGCGCCAAAGGACTACTCAAAGATTTAGCCGCTATCAGCTTTGAAATTGCCCAAATGGTGGTTTCCGAAACCGAGAAAGGAGATACTTTACCTAGTTGGTTAATGGTAGAAATAGTTAGAGACTTGCCACGTTTAGTCAAAAAAGAAAATGCCACGTAA
- a CDS encoding DUF1993 domain-containing protein translates to MTISMYQASIPVSIHSLNNLVGILEKGAMYAETKKIDPSVLINSRLSPDMFPLSKQVQIACDIANRGAARLAGIEPPSFEDNETTFPQLIESIQKTIAQLNTFQPEQIDGSEDRTVTLKIRDNTLSFPGISFLLYFVLPNLYFHVTTAYDILRHCGVELGKQDFLGQP, encoded by the coding sequence ATGACCATTTCAATGTATCAAGCTTCAATACCCGTGTCTATTCACTCACTAAATAACCTTGTAGGTATTCTGGAAAAAGGTGCTATGTATGCAGAAACAAAAAAAATAGATCCTTCTGTGTTAATCAATAGTCGTCTATCTCCAGATATGTTTCCATTATCAAAACAAGTACAAATTGCTTGTGACATAGCAAACAGAGGTGCGGCACGACTAGCAGGGATAGAACCCCCCAGTTTTGAAGACAATGAAACTACATTTCCTCAACTTATTGAAAGTATTCAGAAAACTATCGCTCAATTAAACACATTTCAACCTGAGCAAATTGATGGTTCAGAAGATAGAACAGTTACCTTAAAGATACGTGACAACACTCTATCTTTCCCAGGAATATCATTCCTCCTCTATTTTGTTTTACCGAACCTTTATTTCCATGTCACTACAGCTTATGACATTCTCCGGCACTGCGGTGTAGAACTTGGCAAGCAAGACTTCCTTGGTCAACCTTAA
- a CDS encoding type I restriction enzyme HsdR N-terminal domain-containing protein, with translation MTQVTAITEAITSLNEALTRFGLVRIESEQFFPEWKSELPQITEAEKATLDVLRRRYLYHRGEGDLLEGTVMLLVVSPLLALSGFYDPPFRIKAESSVDLVLSDGEEVLRGRIDVLVLQNQLWVMVLESKKTTLSIWSAVPQALAYLMANPQTDKPVFGMVTNGDDVLFIKVKWEAGRPQYDLSRVFALFTSAKELYKILQILQRIGQVICQKPHA, from the coding sequence ATGACACAGGTAACAGCAATCACAGAAGCGATTACCAGTTTAAACGAAGCTCTAACCCGCTTTGGTTTAGTTCGCATAGAGTCAGAGCAATTTTTTCCAGAGTGGAAGAGTGAATTGCCTCAAATTACTGAAGCAGAAAAAGCTACGCTGGATGTACTACGACGTAGATATTTATACCACCGTGGCGAAGGTGATTTATTAGAGGGAACAGTCATGTTGCTAGTGGTGTCGCCGTTGCTAGCACTGTCTGGATTTTACGATCCTCCTTTCAGGATTAAAGCAGAATCATCTGTGGATTTGGTACTCTCTGATGGCGAGGAAGTGCTGCGTGGTCGAATTGATGTTTTGGTGCTACAAAATCAGTTATGGGTGATGGTGTTAGAGTCCAAAAAAACCACACTTTCTATCTGGTCAGCTGTACCGCAAGCCCTAGCTTATCTAATGGCTAACCCTCAAACCGATAAACCCGTGTTTGGTATGGTAACAAATGGGGACGACGTTTTATTTATCAAGGTAAAGTGGGAAGCAGGCAGACCACAATATGATTTGTCACGGGTCTTTGCCCTGTTTACATCTGCTAAAGAACTCTACAAGATTTTACAGATTCTTCAGCGTATTGGTCAGGTAATCTGTCAGAAACCCCATGCCTAA